One genomic region from Henningerozyma blattae CBS 6284 chromosome 2, complete genome encodes:
- the TBLA0B01730 gene encoding opsin family protein, protein MSANGEFVELLKRGNRAVHVNPPHGLDIHLTESGSDWLWSVYSVFGVLSIMYACFFFYQEMKGGSQLIRYTMAGPFLISIFEFFQYYTYASNLGWTNIQAEFRGEDVSHPVTDLYPNVRQIFYAKYVAWFLCWPIQLFLLELAGITINHSGEVFSTWELIHSLLVQMIGYEYWVISLLVGALIHSTYKWGYWVMGIFVSFCVLGVQFKRQIFDLKIRGVSLIVYLLSIICTLLYNVCWGLSDGGNAISPNGEAVFYGILDYCIFAIWTGYLCFIICNYGEWPEIEVQNGMMPNQMQEKNLPESPRASGETAYDTDIENTDIENTDIENTDNDAVQREPEDEDEDMEQPEDISQRV, encoded by the coding sequence ATGTCAGCAAATGGTGAATTTGTCGAGCTACTCAAGAGGGGTAATAGAGCTGTTCATGTAAATCCTCCTCATGGTTTGGATATTCATCTAACAGAATCAGGTTCAGATTGGTTATGGTCTGTCTACTCAGTCTTTGGTGTATTGTCTATCATGTATGCCtgctttttcttttacCAAGAAATGAAAGGTGGTAGTCAGTTAATTAGATATACAATGGCTGGTCCATTTTTGATTTCTATTTTCGAATTTTTCCAATACTACACATATGCTTCCAATTTGGGTTGGACAAACATTCAAGCTGAATTTAGAGGTGAAGATGTATCGCATCCCGTTACCGACCTATACCCTAACGTTAGACAAATCTTTTATGCTAAATATGTCGCTTGGTTCTTATGCTGGCCCATTCAATTGTtcttattagaattagcaGGTATTACTATCAACCATTCTGGTGAAGTTTTCTCCACTTGGGAATTGATCCATTCTCTATTGGTTCAAATGATTGGGTATGAATATTGGGTCATCTCTTTGCTAGTTGGTGCCTTGATCCATTCTACTTATAAATGGGGTTACTGGGTCATGGGTATCTTTGTTTCATTTTGTGTTTTAGGTGTCCAATTTAAGAgacaaatatttgatttgaaaatcaGAGGTGTATCGTTAATTGTTTACTTGTTGTCTATCATTTGTACTTTATTATACAATGTCTGTTGGGGTTTGTCAGATGGTGGTAATGCCATCTCTCCAAATGGTGAGGCTGTTTTCTACGGTATTTTAGATTACTGTATTTTTGCCATTTGGACAGGATATTTGTGCTTTATCATTTGTAATTATGGTGAATGGCCTGAAATTGAAGTTCAAAACGGTATGATGCCTAATCAAATGcaagaaaagaatttaCCAGAGTCTCCAAGAGCTTCTGGTGAGACTGCTTACGATacagatattgaaaatacagatattgaaaatacagatattgaaaatacaGATAATGATGCGGTACAACGTGAACCGGAAGATGAAGACGAAGATATGGAGCAACCAGAAGATATTTCTCAAAGAGTATAG
- the TBLA0B01740 gene encoding Ty3/Gypsy family RNase HI domain-containing protein has translation MTLKNCLTSRLLLVQPHDDETYRLTTDFSVLGYGGVLEELDPLGNVVGVVGYFSKSLGKADHNYTVSDPELQAIVGTLSFFKYILHGRPFELRTDYSALLTLTSAKPPIGRIACQLDFLSDFDFTITHLEGINNSATDALSRNVVNAVNIMEFEINPEDWWDELLKDDYFVPVLHLLDKSSHEQFSSTAKEEEFNHRVQSLRRTPNFVKKFTIQRKTLCV, from the coding sequence ATGACTTTAAAAAACTGCTTGACCTCCAGACTACTCCTCGTCCAACCACATGATGATGAGACTTATCGTTTGACGACGGATTTTTCAGTACTAGGATACGGAGGTgtattagaagaattagatCCCCTAGGTAATGTAGTTGGAGTCGTAGGATATTTCTCTAAATCCTTAGGAAAAGCGGATCATAATTACACTGTATCAGATCCCGAACTACAAGCCATTGTAGGAACTTTGTCgttcttcaaatatatcCTTCATGGCAGACCCTTCGAACTTCGGACAGACTACTCAGCCCTGCTAACCTTAACATCTGCAAAACCCCCAATTGGGAGAATTGCATGCCAATTGGACTTTCTAtctgattttgattttactATTACACACTTGGAGGGCATAAACAACTCTGCAACCGATGCACTCTCGCGAAACGTAGTGAATGCAGTTAATATTATGGAATTCGAAATAAATCCAGAAGACTGGTGGGATGAACTTTTGAAGGACGATTACTTCGTCCCAGTTCTACACTTGCTTGACAAGTCATCTCACGAACAGTTTAGTTCAACTGCCAAAGAGGAAGAGTTCAACCATAGAGTACAATCGTTGAGGAGAACACCAAATTTTGTCAAGAAATTCACAATACAAAGAAAAACGTTGTGTGTTTGA
- the TBLA0B01770 gene encoding uncharacterized protein (similar to Saccharomyces cerevisiae KTR1 (YOR099W); ancestral locus Anc_2.185), giving the protein MEDQISKRNKETRIMKEDIEKNDLSKDDKRNKIKRRGGMKKYQRWIIILISLSISIFFVIPYIKTFTFGFNGKMEEGKRLHHWIGRGYKYQRVEDPILNEDHDKAKGVLLSVVFPHELNKFIRTMQTMEDSFNVNFNYDWLILSNETFHQRDLTTLRGLASGKIQFGLIPEDEIRYPTNTDKKKMEKNMEKFVDKKVPFAKSMEMRQKNRYFSKFFYKHALLQPYDYFWRVDPDAVILCKIDYDVFRFMKDNNKTFGFISGSHTYAEVVDGLWNVTSKFMNNHPQLINKNNLIKFVKNDKDEFNRCQFLTNWEIASFKMFRNDKYEAYSAYLESLQGFFNELWPDNMVHTLFASIYLDREELYHFKNMGFDYNPFRICPIENEILARERCGCFATDDFTWHRLSCIPQYYELMGLTKKAPVSHNNYG; this is encoded by the coding sequence ATGGAGGATCAAATATCCAAGCGTAATAAGGAGACGAGAATAATGAAggaagatattgaaaagaatGATCTTTCTAAAGATGATAAGaggaataaaattaaaagaagagGAGGGATGAAGAAGTATCAAAGATggataattattttaattagcTTATCGATTTCgatattttttgtaatacCATATATTAAAACATTTACTTTTGGGTTCAATGGTAAAATGGAGGAAGGGAAAAGATTACATCATTGGATAGGCCGTGGGTATAAGTACCAACGAGTTGAAGATcctattttaaatgaagatCATGATAAAGCTAAAGGTGTTTTATTATCAGTTGTTTTCCCAcatgaattgaataaatttatcCGGACCATGCAAACTATGGAAGACTCATTTAATgtaaatttcaattatgATTGGTTAATTTTAAGTAACGAAACATTCCATCAACGTGATCTTACTACGTTACGAGGGTTAGCTAGTGGTAAGATCCAATTTGGATTAATTCctgaagatgaaattagATATCCTACTAATActgataagaaaaaaatggaaaagaATATGGAAAAATTTGTTGATAAAAAAGTTCCATTTGCCAAAAGTATGGAAATGAGACAAAAAAATCGATATTttagtaaatttttttataaacatGCATTATTACAACCATATGACTATTTTTGGAGAGTGGATCCTGATGCTGTTATTCTTTGTAAAATTGATTATGATGTCTTTAGATTTATGAAAGATAATAACAAAACATTTGGATTTATATCTGGTAGTCATACATATGCAGAAGTAGTTGATGGATTATGGAATGTGACTAGTAAATTTATGAATAATCATCCAcaattgattaataaaaacaatttaattaaGTTTGtgaaaaatgataaagatgaatttAACAGATGtcaatttttaacaaattgGGAAATTGCGTCGTTTAAGATGTTCCGTAATGATAAATATGAGGCATATTCAGCGTATTTGGAAAGTCTACAAGGATTTTTCAACGAATTATGGCCTGATAATATGGTTCATACATTATTTGCATCGATTTATTTGGATCGTGAAGAATTATatcatttcaaaaatatggGGTTTGATTATAATCCATTTCGAATTTGTCCCATCGAAAATGAGATCTTGGCTCGAGAAAGATGCGGATGTTTCGCGACAGATGATTTTACATGGCATAGATTATCATGTATTCCTCAATATTATGAATTAATGGGGTTAACTAAAAAGGCTCCAGTGTCTCATAATAATTACGGTTAG
- the PHO23 gene encoding Pho23p (similar to Saccharomyces cerevisiae PHO23 (YNL097C); ancestral locus Anc_2.183) — translation MSGPANMYPGLNDIHDTLEEIPVETSRYLTLLHEIEAKCINNLPILYEIIDKLTNPDLSSESNGDIELLIQNNRLLEDNMGSLEEKMHVSAILARTLERLIERLELGYEVAIKNDEIPWEVRNGPGDTEHPSMHLHHELIAKALSGSGPATATQGAETRGREHHTTTTTGGGANTNANATTSNTANADAATSSSNTSTSAPGRRATKRRKVRATNSGPGTNTTTNANSNLNTSTTANSNANGATTTAAANSGANTNATTGTNPNLNSVSLDPNTQMTVQNMGTVNTPLGTTPLANTTTTTATTTTATTTTSNSTTTATEHPRVNEYGEPLYCYCQQVAYGEMVGCDGANCALEWFHLPCIGLDTLPRGKWYCHDCQQRRRKKH, via the coding sequence ATGAGTGGTCCTGCAAACATGTATCCTGGATTGAACGATATCCATGATACATTAGAAGAGATACCTGTTGAAACTTCTCGGTATTTAACTTTATTACATGAGATTGAAGCCAAGTGTATCAACAATTTACCTATTCTTTATGAGATCATCGATAAGTTGACGAATCCTGATCTTTCATCGGAATCTAATGGAGATATAGAGTTGTTGATACAAAACAATAGACTTTTAGAAGATAATATGGGATCCTTGGAAGAGAAGATGCATGTCTCTGCGATCCTTGCCCGGACATTAGAACGTTTAATAGAACGTTTAGAATTAGGTTATGAAGTAGCCATCAAGAATGACGAAATTCCTTGGGAGGTCCGTAACGGCCCAGGCGATACAGAACACCCTTCAATGCATTTACATCATGAGTTAATTGCTAAGGCTTTAAGCGGTTCGGGCCCTGCTACAGCCACTCAAGGTGCTGAAACACGTGGCCGTGAACATCACACCACAACAACCACTGGTGGTGGTGCCAATACCAATGCCAATGCCACCACTAGCAATACAGCAAATGCTGATGCAGCTACAAGTTCTTCCAATACCTCTACATCTGCACCAGGCCGCCGAGCTACAAAGCGTCGCAAAGTACGCGCCACAAATTCAGGTCCCGGTACAAACACAACTACAAATGCAAATTCCAACCTAAACACATCTACTACTGCCAATAGTAATGCCAATGGTGCGACAACTACCGCGGCTGCAAATTCGGGAGCAAACACAAACGCAACTACAGGCACAAACCCAAATCTAAATTCTGTATCACTGGATCCAAACACACAAATGACAGTACAGAACATGGGCACTGTAAATACACCTCTAGGTACTACTCCACTTGCCAATACCACGACTACTACGGCCACTACTACCACCGCTACTACGACCACTTCCAACTCTACTACCACAGCTACAGAACATCCACGCGTCAACGAATATGGTGAACCCCTGTACTGTTATTGTCAACAAGTAGCTTACGGTGAAATGGTCGGATGTGATGGTGCCAACTGTGCCCTGGAATGGTTCCATCTGCCGTGCATTGGACTGGACACTCTGCCTCGAGGCAAATGGTATTGTCACGACTGTCAACAGCGTCGGCGTAAGAAGCATTGA
- the TBLA0B01750 gene encoding Ras family protein gives MPLNKSNIREYKLVVVGGGGVGKSALTIRLIQSHFVDEYDPTIEDSYRKQVVIDDKVTILDILDTAGQEEYSAMREQYMRTGEGFLLVYSVTSRNSFEELMNYYQQIQRVKDTDYVPIMVVGNKSDLEIERQVTFEEGMTMAKQMNSPFLETSAKEAINVEDAFYNLVRLVRDDGGKFNKSLQNNNDDSQLNNANANSNYPNHKNAQNTRIQENPSMKPQHHQQFNQLNNTTSHNNYNNNNTNYNNNINNNNTDNINSNIIENNDLSNTNTSQPNNNNQYNSNNNNQNTDLINNINNRTNSSNIKESSSHDASLANNTSNVPAGQSSNRKHSKKSSSSSAAKNARANQSSTNNTSAGAGGNDKSSGGGCCVIS, from the coding sequence ATGCCGTTAAACAAGTCTAACATAAGAGAATATAAATTGGTTGTCGtaggtggtggtggtgttGGGAAATCAGCATTGACTATCCGTTTAATTCAATCCCATTTTGTTGACGAATATGACCCTACTATTGAGGACTCTTATAGAAAACAAGTAGTCATTGATGATAAAGTGACTATTCTCGACATTTTGGATACTGCAGGTCAAGAAGAATATTCTGCCATGAGAGAACAATACATGAGGACTGGTGAAGGGTTCTTATTGGTTTATTCGGTTACTTCTAGAAACtcatttgaagaattgatgaattattatcagcAAATTCAAAGAGTGAAAGATACAGATTATGTTCCTATCATGGTTGTTGGTAACAAATCTGATTTAGAGATTGAAAGACAAGTTACGTTTGAAGAAGGTATGACAATGGCAAAACAGATGAACTCTCCCTTTTTAGAAACGTCTGCTAAGGAAGCAATTAATGTAGAAGATGCATTTTATAATTTGGTTCGTCTGGTAAGAGATGATGGTGGGAAGTTCAATAAATCATTacagaataataatgatgattctCAATTGAACAACGCCAATGCAAATTCAAACTATCCAAACCATAAGAATGCTCAAAATACTCGTATACAAGAAAACCCTTCGATGAAACCACAACATCATCAACAGTTCAATCAATTGAACAATACCACATCGCATAATAActataataacaataatacaaactataacaacaacatcaataataataacactGACAATATCAACTCGaatataatagaaaataatgatctTTCAAACACAAATACTTCTCAacccaataataataaccaaTACAATAGTAATAACAACAATCAAAATACTGatctaataaataatataaacaaCCGAAccaattcttcaaatataaaagaatcTTCTTCACACGATGCCTCCTTAGCGAACAACACAAGCAACGTACCCGCAGGACAATCTTCTAATAGGAAACATTCCAAGAAATCGTCTTCATCTTCAGCCGCAAAAAATGCAAGAGCTAATCAATCTTCAACAAACAACACAAGTGCTGGCGCTGGCGGTAATGACAAGAGTAGTGGTGGCGGCTGTTGTGTGATTTCATAA